In a single window of the Agromyces sp. H17E-10 genome:
- a CDS encoding succinate dehydrogenase hydrophobic membrane anchor subunit gives MTATIEAPRTPARPARKGGANWEKWGWIYMRASGVLLLVLIFGHLFTNLMLGDGIHAIDFGFVGGKWADPFWQWWDVLMLWLALIHGANGMRTLVNDYTNPGAVQKVLKGALFAAAAVLIVLGTLVVFTFDPCPAGAPADLLPSFCAAL, from the coding sequence ATGACTGCGACCATCGAAGCACCCCGCACTCCGGCGCGTCCGGCCCGAAAGGGCGGCGCCAACTGGGAGAAGTGGGGCTGGATCTACATGCGCGCCTCCGGCGTGCTGCTGCTCGTGCTCATCTTCGGGCACCTCTTCACCAACCTCATGCTCGGCGACGGCATCCACGCCATCGACTTCGGCTTCGTCGGCGGCAAGTGGGCCGACCCGTTCTGGCAGTGGTGGGACGTGCTGATGCTCTGGCTCGCCCTCATCCACGGCGCCAACGGCATGCGCACCCTCGTGAACGACTACACGAACCCCGGTGCGGTGCAGAAGGTCCTGAAGGGCGCGCTCTTCGCAGCGGCCGCCGTGCTCATCGTGCTCGGCACCCTCGTCGTCTTCACGTTCGACCCGTGCCCCGCCGGTGCCCCGGCGGACCTCCTCCCCAGTTTCTGCGCCGCGCTCTAG
- a CDS encoding succinate dehydrogenase iron-sulfur subunit, producing MSTATLEAQQPAASGSDAIQSFTVTFLIRRFDPDVDTEPRWQDFDVEMYATDRVLDALHKIKWEQDGSLTFRRSCAHGICGSDAMRINGRNRLACKTLIKDLDISKPIYVEAIKGLPLEKDLIVDMEPFFASYREVQPFLVANSTPEAGKERVQSVAQRAIFDDTTKCILCAACTSSCPVFWTDGQYFGPAAIVNAHRFIFDSRDDNAQTRLDILNDKEGVWRCRTTFNCTEACPRGIEVTKAIAEVKQAVMRGKP from the coding sequence GTGAGCACCGCCACGCTCGAAGCACAGCAGCCGGCCGCATCGGGGTCCGACGCCATCCAGTCGTTCACGGTCACCTTCCTGATCCGTCGCTTCGACCCCGACGTCGACACCGAGCCGCGCTGGCAGGACTTCGACGTCGAGATGTACGCAACCGACCGCGTGCTCGACGCCCTCCACAAGATCAAGTGGGAGCAGGACGGCTCGCTGACGTTCCGCCGCTCGTGCGCCCACGGCATCTGCGGGTCCGACGCGATGCGCATCAACGGCCGCAACCGGCTCGCCTGCAAGACGCTGATCAAGGACCTCGACATCTCGAAGCCGATCTACGTCGAGGCGATCAAGGGCCTGCCGCTCGAGAAGGACCTCATCGTCGACATGGAGCCGTTCTTCGCGAGCTACCGCGAGGTGCAGCCGTTCCTCGTCGCGAACTCGACCCCCGAGGCCGGCAAGGAGCGCGTGCAGTCGGTCGCGCAGCGCGCGATCTTCGACGACACCACGAAGTGCATCCTCTGCGCCGCGTGCACCTCGTCGTGCCCCGTGTTCTGGACCGACGGCCAGTACTTCGGACCGGCCGCGATCGTCAACGCGCACCGCTTCATCTTCGACTCGCGCGACGACAACGCGCAGACCCGCCTCGACATCCTCAACGACAAGGAGGGCGTGTGGCGCTGCCGCACGACCTTCAACTGCACCGAGGCGTGCCCCCGCGGCATCGAGGTCACGAAGGCCATCGCCGAGGTGAAGCAGGCCGTCATGCGCGGCAAGCCGTAA
- the sdhC gene encoding succinate dehydrogenase, cytochrome b556 subunit: MPETSAGTLTAPEKPAKQKPGGTLYRGHEGMWSWVLHRITGVAIFFFLLVHILDTALVRVSPEAYNTVIGAYQTPIMGLGEVALVGAIVFHAFNGLRIILVDFWAWATRHQKVLFWIVIALWVITMLAFTPRHLMNVFGH; this comes from the coding sequence ATGCCAGAGACCTCGGCAGGAACCCTGACCGCACCCGAGAAGCCGGCGAAGCAGAAGCCGGGCGGCACGCTCTATCGCGGCCACGAGGGTATGTGGTCATGGGTGCTGCACCGCATCACGGGTGTCGCCATCTTCTTCTTCCTCCTCGTGCACATCCTCGACACGGCACTCGTGCGGGTGAGCCCCGAGGCGTACAACACCGTCATCGGCGCGTACCAGACGCCGATCATGGGCCTCGGCGAGGTCGCGCTCGTCGGCGCGATCGTGTTCCACGCGTTCAACGGCCTGCGCATCATCCTGGTCGACTTCTGGGCCTGGGCCACGCGCCACCAGAAGGTGCTGTTCTGGATCGTCATCGCCCTCTGGGTGATCACGATGCTCGCGTTCACGCCGCGCCACCTGATGAACGTGTTCGGGCACTGA
- the sdhA gene encoding succinate dehydrogenase flavoprotein subunit — protein sequence MTSETHVETKIVDGVHYHQYDIVIVGAGGAGMRAAIEAGPGAKTAVISKLYPTRSHTGAAQGGMAAALANVEEDSWEWHTFDTVKGGDYLVDQDAAEILAKEAIDAVIDLENMGLPFNRTPEGKIDQRRFGGHTRDHGKAPVRRACYAADRTGHMILQTLFQNCVKLGIEFYNEYYALDVVMTEVDGVQQPSGVVAYELATGELHVFQAKAIIFATGGFGKIFKTTSNAHTLTGDGVGIIWRKGLPLEDMEFFQFHPTGLAGLGILLTEGARGEGAILRNASGERFMERYAPTIKDLAPRDIVARCMVQEVAEGRGAGPHKDYVLLDCTHLGAEVLETKLPDITEFARTYLGVDPVYEPVPVMPTAHYAMGGIPTNNNAEVLRDNTTVVPGLYAAGECACVSVHGSNRLGTNSLLDINVFGKRAGRNAVEYVNSGVDFLPLPDDPAAGVRDLLVGLRDSTGTERIAAIRKELQDEMDRNAQVFRTDESLAHAAGVIAGLRERYKDVAVQDKGKRFNTDLLEAVELGFLLDLAEVVVTSARNREESRGGHMRDDFPNRDDEKFMQHTMAYLSGDAHSSDASDHIRLDWKPVVVTRYQPMERKY from the coding sequence GTGACCAGCGAGACCCACGTCGAGACGAAGATCGTCGACGGCGTCCACTACCACCAGTACGACATCGTGATCGTCGGCGCCGGCGGCGCCGGCATGCGGGCGGCCATCGAGGCCGGCCCGGGCGCGAAGACCGCCGTCATCTCGAAGCTCTACCCCACCCGCTCGCACACGGGCGCGGCGCAGGGCGGCATGGCCGCGGCGCTCGCGAACGTCGAGGAGGACTCGTGGGAGTGGCACACCTTCGACACCGTCAAGGGCGGCGACTACCTCGTCGACCAGGACGCGGCCGAGATCCTCGCGAAAGAGGCGATCGACGCGGTCATCGACCTCGAGAACATGGGCCTGCCGTTCAACCGCACGCCCGAGGGCAAGATCGACCAGCGCCGCTTCGGCGGCCACACCCGCGACCACGGCAAGGCGCCCGTGCGCCGCGCCTGCTACGCGGCCGACCGCACGGGTCACATGATCCTGCAGACGCTGTTCCAGAACTGCGTCAAGCTCGGCATCGAGTTCTACAACGAGTACTACGCGCTCGACGTCGTCATGACCGAGGTCGACGGCGTCCAGCAGCCGAGCGGCGTCGTCGCGTACGAACTCGCGACCGGCGAGCTGCACGTCTTCCAGGCGAAGGCGATCATCTTCGCCACCGGCGGCTTCGGCAAGATCTTCAAGACGACGTCGAACGCGCACACCCTCACGGGCGACGGCGTCGGCATCATCTGGCGCAAGGGCCTGCCGCTCGAGGACATGGAGTTCTTCCAGTTCCACCCGACCGGGCTCGCCGGCCTCGGCATCCTCCTCACCGAGGGCGCCCGCGGCGAGGGCGCGATCCTGCGCAACGCGAGCGGTGAGCGCTTCATGGAGCGCTACGCCCCCACCATCAAGGACCTGGCGCCGCGCGACATCGTCGCCCGCTGCATGGTGCAAGAGGTGGCCGAGGGCCGCGGCGCCGGCCCGCACAAGGACTACGTGCTGCTCGACTGCACCCACCTGGGCGCCGAGGTGCTCGAGACGAAGCTGCCCGACATCACCGAGTTCGCGCGCACCTACCTGGGCGTCGACCCCGTCTACGAGCCGGTGCCCGTCATGCCGACCGCGCACTACGCGATGGGCGGCATCCCCACCAACAACAACGCCGAGGTGCTTCGCGACAACACGACCGTCGTGCCCGGCCTGTACGCCGCCGGCGAGTGCGCGTGCGTCTCGGTGCACGGTTCGAACCGACTCGGCACGAACTCGCTGCTCGACATCAACGTCTTCGGCAAGCGCGCCGGCCGCAACGCGGTCGAGTACGTGAACTCGGGCGTCGACTTCCTGCCGCTGCCCGACGACCCCGCCGCCGGCGTCCGCGACCTCCTCGTGGGCCTGCGCGACTCGACCGGCACCGAGCGGATCGCCGCGATCCGCAAGGAGCTGCAGGACGAGATGGACCGCAACGCCCAGGTGTTCCGCACCGACGAGTCGCTCGCCCACGCGGCCGGCGTGATCGCCGGTCTCCGCGAGCGCTACAAGGACGTCGCCGTGCAGGACAAGGGCAAGCGGTTCAACACCGACCTGCTCGAGGCCGTCGAGCTCGGCTTCCTGCTCGACCTCGCCGAGGTCGTCGTCACGAGCGCCCGCAACCGGGAGGAGAGTCGCGGCGGCCACATGCGCGACGACTTCCCGAACCGCGACGACGAGAAGTTCATGCAGCACACGATGGCGTACCTGTCGGGTGACGCGCACTCGTCCGATGCGAGCGACCACATCCGGCTCGACTGGAAGCCGGTCGTCGTCACGCGCTACCAGCCGATGGAGAGGAAGTACTGA